In candidate division WOR-3 bacterium, one genomic interval encodes:
- a CDS encoding 3-ketoacyl-CoA thiolase — MAFLRKKIYACAGYNTVALGSGRKEFHPKKPRPGIEHYIKEAGLGAIEQIRHPEHIDEGVIGNFIAARFCRQGNLGGFFPYVHPTFQYKPCIRVEGACDSGGLALVTAVKTILSDLADVVLCIGVEVQNTVKALYGADYLAAAGWYAGERKDGHAYFFPDKFSERAGAYMKKFGEQKTREAMAQWYVNAIENARKNPKAQEYHNTNPDLFNTAMAKPDPKTFCEYLNVYDCSKVSDGASALIFASEEGLKKIGVEKKDAVEVVAFAQVQDNITTPPPDLTKLTTCEIAAQRAYERAGIKPADLSVLEVHDCFTIAGIMAIEAAGFAGYGEGADFVREGKTRANGIIPTNTTGGLIGYGHPTGATGVRQAVDIVHQLLGKAGDCQVTIDTRRPFGMLSSMGGNDKTVVVMIFKKTD; from the coding sequence ATGGCTTTTTTAAGAAAAAAGATCTATGCCTGTGCCGGTTATAATACGGTCGCACTGGGATCCGGACGGAAAGAGTTCCATCCCAAGAAACCCCGTCCCGGAATTGAGCATTATATCAAAGAGGCGGGGTTAGGTGCTATTGAACAGATCAGACATCCTGAGCACATCGACGAAGGAGTCATCGGCAATTTTATTGCTGCCCGTTTTTGCCGGCAGGGAAATTTGGGTGGATTCTTCCCCTATGTCCATCCGACATTTCAGTATAAGCCCTGTATTCGAGTAGAGGGCGCCTGTGATTCGGGTGGACTGGCACTCGTCACTGCAGTTAAGACTATTCTCTCGGATTTAGCCGATGTAGTATTGTGCATTGGGGTTGAGGTGCAGAACACGGTTAAAGCCCTCTATGGTGCGGACTATCTGGCTGCAGCTGGCTGGTATGCGGGAGAAAGAAAGGATGGTCATGCTTATTTCTTTCCCGATAAATTTTCTGAACGTGCAGGTGCGTATATGAAAAAATTTGGTGAACAGAAGACAAGGGAAGCGATGGCCCAATGGTATGTGAATGCGATTGAGAATGCGCGTAAGAATCCCAAAGCCCAGGAATATCATAATACCAATCCGGATTTATTCAACACCGCCATGGCTAAGCCTGATCCGAAAACTTTCTGTGAATACCTGAATGTCTATGACTGCTCCAAGGTTTCTGATGGTGCTAGTGCTTTGATTTTTGCCTCTGAGGAAGGGTTAAAAAAGATTGGAGTGGAAAAAAAGGACGCGGTAGAAGTTGTGGCTTTTGCCCAGGTTCAGGATAACATCACGACTCCGCCCCCGGATTTGACCAAATTGACGACCTGTGAGATTGCAGCACAAAGGGCTTATGAACGTGCCGGGATAAAGCCTGCAGATTTGAGTGTATTGGAAGTTCATGATTGTTTTACCATTGCCGGCATCATGGCGATCGAAGCCGCAGGATTTGCCGGATATGGTGAAGGTGCAGATTTTGTCCGGGAAGGAAAAACGCGAGCTAATGGTATCATTCCCACCAATACGACTGGCGGACTTATCGGCTATGGTCATCCTACCGGAGCGACTGGTGTGCGTCAGGCAGTGGATATAGTCCATCAGCTTTTGGGTAAGG